One stretch of Variovorax sp. TBS-050B DNA includes these proteins:
- the fliL gene encoding flagellar basal body-associated protein FliL, protein MATSPSVAIPTVPPAATGRSSRLVIVLLSVALVAVVAAAGGGYYLMNQREAAAPAAPAAAVPEKPIFVTLEPLTVNVRSDGRPRFLHVGMALKVRDEQTKARITEFMPEVRSRLLLLLSNRPPESLVTTEDKARLAEEIRFELSRPLGAGIPPQEIASVSFNTFMVQ, encoded by the coding sequence ATGGCTACCAGTCCTTCCGTCGCAATTCCAACCGTTCCTCCCGCCGCCACCGGCCGATCGTCCAGGCTGGTGATCGTGCTCCTGAGCGTGGCGCTGGTCGCCGTGGTGGCCGCCGCCGGCGGCGGCTACTACCTGATGAACCAGCGCGAAGCCGCCGCGCCCGCCGCACCCGCCGCGGCGGTGCCCGAGAAGCCGATCTTCGTCACGCTCGAGCCGCTCACGGTCAACGTGCGCTCCGACGGCCGCCCGCGCTTCCTGCACGTGGGCATGGCGCTCAAGGTGCGCGACGAACAGACCAAGGCCCGCATCACCGAATTCATGCCCGAGGTGCGCAGCCGCCTGCTGCTGCTGCTGTCGAACCGGCCGCCCGAGTCGCTGGTGACCACCGAGGACAAGGCCCGGCTCGCCGAGGAGATCCGCTTCGAACTGAGCCGCCCGCTCGGCGCCGGCATTCCTCCGCAGGAGATCGCCAGCGTGTCCTTCAACACCT